TTCCCTATTCCCTAGACGTCGTCTGTGAGCAGCTACGGCAACTGCAGGCTCAGGGGCGCAACTTTGCCATCGTGATTGTGGCTGAGGCCGTGTGTACGGAAACCGGCGAGAAGGTGACCCAGACCAATCGTCTGGGACAGTGCCGCCTGGGTGGGATCGGGCAATACTTAGCCGATGCCATCGCAACTGGCATTGGGGCAGAAACCCGAGTCACCGTGCTTGGCCATGTGCAGCGCGGGGGCATTCCTTCCCCGCGAGATCGGTTGATTGCCACCGCCTTCGGAGTCGCCGCCGTAGATTTAATTGCCCAGGGACGGTTCGACCACATGGTGAGTTGGCAGCATCGGCAAGTCGTCAGTGTGCCCATCGCCGACGCCATTGCCCAGTATCGGGCTGTGGATCCGACCGATACCCTGGTAAAAACCGCCCAGGCCATGGGCATTTGTCTGGGCAACCCACCAACCCCCTGCCTCACCCATGGAGTCAGCCCAGTCAGTGTCACTGCCAAGCACGATAGAGTGAATATCTAAACCTTGGCCCCGTCCAGCCCTGAGACTTACCGCAAGGGACCCGATCGATCCTCGCTTGGACAGACAGGGTGTAGTTCACGGATACCCGGAGCAACGGTGACGACTCGACTCTCTACTGACCATCGCCGTGCGGTGAGACGGGTGTTGCTGATCACCCTGGGGCTCAACCTACTGGTCGTCCTGCTCAAGTCGATCATCGGCTGGATGACGGGGTCCCTGAGCCTGTTGGCCGATGCCCTCCATAGCATCACCGACAGTGCCAATAACGTGCTGGGATTGCTCACGAACCAACTGGCCTCCCCTAAACCCGACCGCGATCATCCCTATGGCCACCAAAAGTATGAGGCCGTCGGGGCCCTGGCCATTGCGGCATTCCTCGGGACAGCCTGCTTCGAGATCCTGCAATCTGCCCTGGAACGGCTCTTCCTCGAGGAAACTACCGTCACCATGAATGCCACCGCCCTCTGGGTGATGCTGGGGATTCTGGCCATCAATATGGTCGTGGCCTTCTATGAGCGCCGGGTGGGGCTACGGTTAAAGAGTCACCTCCTCACCGCCGATGCTCACCACACCATGAGCGATGTCTGGATCACAATCACGGTGATCGGCGGGTTAATTGGAGTCTGGCAAGGGTTGGCTTGGTTGGATGTGGCCTTGGCCTTTCCCGTAGCCCTACTGGTGCTCAAGAGCGGTTGGGAGGTGCTACGGGAGAACTTGCCCTGGTTAGTGGATGAGATGGCCATTGCTCCTGAGGCCATCCATGCCCAGGTAATGCAGGTACCGGGGGTGATTAACTGCCACAACATTGCCTCTCGGGGGCTCTTAGGTCGGCAGGTGTTTATCGACATGCACCTCATCGTCGAGCCCACCGATGTGCCTCGGGCCCACGAGATCACCGAACAGGTAGAGGCCCGATTAGACCAGGTCTTCGGCCCGGCTCGCATCACGATTCATATTGAGCCCTACGATTACAAATCGCCTCACATTAGTTACTGATGCCGGTATGAAGTGGCCTAGCGCGGCTCCGTAGGAGCAACGGAGTCGATTTTCTACATTGGGCGCGGCAACCACGCCCCTAACCCATCCCCCACTCCCCCACTCCACTCTCCCCCTAGCGTCGCCGCAGTTTACTGGCCATCTTGCGAGAGAAGCGCAGATTGACGGCTGACTGTTGGGCCCAGTCTTGTAGACTGCGAAAGAAGATATGCCGATCCTGGGCCTGCAGCACGGCGGTTTGATCGGCAGTCTCGATGGCGTAGGGATAGCCGCTGCCCACGACCACTTCGGCCCGGACCCAGTCAATCAAGGCATCTAAACGGCCGTCTTCCCAGATCCAGCTGGGCATCTCCAGGCGGGCCGGGTAGCCCTCGCGGGTGGTTTTGAGATAGCAAAAGGCGATGCGATCGCACTGCTCCCCATAGAGGTCTAAAATGCCCCCCCGGTCACAGCGGTAGAGGGCAGTACGATCGCCCCAATTCATCAGAGGATTGAGCAGTTGAGCATCATGGATGGCATCGCACTCCGGTAGGGCTGCCTGGTGCTGCACCAGGGTGGTCAGGTCTCGGGCATAGGACGTATCCACATAGCCCACCAAGGGCACCCGGGTCTCCGCGCTGACTGCTAATAGGCGAGTCATTGCTTTTACATAGGCATCGCGGCTATCGGCATCGAAGGCTTCCGCAAACGTGACCACCAAGGCTCCGTCGAAGAACACCAGGCAGCGCTGGGGGCAAGGGTAGGTTTGCATGTACTCGATCAGCCGCTCGATTTCGAGTTCAAAACGACGAATATTGACCCGCCGATCGGCGGGTTGTCCCTGGTTCGACACCTGCAGATCCTGCGGTGTCATTACCTCTAGGCGAATATCTTTGTCGTAGTGGCCCGATGGAGAGTGGGGGTTTTCGAACCAACCAATCTGGATCAAGGCAATGGGTAGGGAGATATCCTTGCTGGGAAAGATCTGGGAGCCATCGACGGCAAAGGTGGTAACATCGGTCAGCACCTGGCGTACCCAGGCTAAACTTTCCTCCCGACTACTCCAGCCCCAGGTCGACCGCACCATCCCATCTACCTGGGGCGTTTTGGTTTCTAGGGGACGGGCCCCCAGGGGCACCGCGGCGGGTAACTCCTGATCTGAGAGCTGACAGCATCGCTTCCAGCCTCGACGGTAGGCATCGATGACCTGAAAGGTACTGCGGTCAAAGTCGGTAAATGCCTTCCGTTTGGTTGCCAAGAGCTGGCGAATCTGTGATGAGTTAACTGGCATGGCCTGATTCTATCCTGACTGGGCCTAGAGCTCGATCTGGCTTAGCAGCGGGTGTTGCCACCAGAACGAATGTATTTGCTGGCGTCATTGTAGGAGAAATCTATAGGCGCTATCTAGGGTGTTG
This portion of the Halomicronema hongdechloris C2206 genome encodes:
- a CDS encoding cation diffusion facilitator family transporter; this translates as MTTRLSTDHRRAVRRVLLITLGLNLLVVLLKSIIGWMTGSLSLLADALHSITDSANNVLGLLTNQLASPKPDRDHPYGHQKYEAVGALAIAAFLGTACFEILQSALERLFLEETTVTMNATALWVMLGILAINMVVAFYERRVGLRLKSHLLTADAHHTMSDVWITITVIGGLIGVWQGLAWLDVALAFPVALLVLKSGWEVLRENLPWLVDEMAIAPEAIHAQVMQVPGVINCHNIASRGLLGRQVFIDMHLIVEPTDVPRAHEITEQVEARLDQVFGPARITIHIEPYDYKSPHISY
- a CDS encoding DNA double-strand break repair nuclease NurA, with the protein product MPVNSSQIRQLLATKRKAFTDFDRSTFQVIDAYRRGWKRCCQLSDQELPAAVPLGARPLETKTPQVDGMVRSTWGWSSREESLAWVRQVLTDVTTFAVDGSQIFPSKDISLPIALIQIGWFENPHSPSGHYDKDIRLEVMTPQDLQVSNQGQPADRRVNIRRFELEIERLIEYMQTYPCPQRCLVFFDGALVVTFAEAFDADSRDAYVKAMTRLLAVSAETRVPLVGYVDTSYARDLTTLVQHQAALPECDAIHDAQLLNPLMNWGDRTALYRCDRGGILDLYGEQCDRIAFCYLKTTREGYPARLEMPSWIWEDGRLDALIDWVRAEVVVGSGYPYAIETADQTAVLQAQDRHIFFRSLQDWAQQSAVNLRFSRKMASKLRRR